ACGGCAGAATAAATTTGGCAAGATGTGGGAACAAACGAAAGTGACCACCCGATTAGTCGTGAGCTACTTCAATTGGATCTGGTAGCATAACCGATTTAAGACAACGGTGGCTCAACGAGCAAAACTGACAGAGCGACCCTGGTCTTGGCAAGACATCGTCACTTATCCCACGATTCTTTGAAGCACTACCGAAAACTCAATATACACAAATCTAAACCACCTGTCTGCTCTTACATAACGAATGAGGATTAGAGCACCTTAAATCCTAAAAAAGGGAATTCGCCCGCCATTTCCCACTCTCCACCTTTATAGTACCAAAGCAGAAGCCCTTCTCCTTGACCTGAAAAACATTGCCATTCAAGGTTCAGCCGATCGTACAACTCACGCGCTACCTCTGGAGTGACTTTGTTCTGTAAGGTAATGTGAGGTCGGTAGTGCTGTTGATCTTGCCGGGTCAGCCAGGGCATCCACCCCATTGCAAGCTGTTGTTGCAGATGAACTAGGACTGGAGAACTCACTTCTGCCGCCACCCCTCGCCCTAGAAAACGTAGACCTGGAAAAGTAAGAGACAAAACAGGTGCATCTGAGCAGAGATCCTGGAGAAGTCGTTGAATCTGATGTTCCTGTTCACCGGGTAGGGTATGGAAAAGAGTTACATGAGCAGACAAAAAGTTCTTTGCAGGCGGAAAATACTGCTGACGGAGGCGATCGAAGAACTCAAATGTAGGTTGATCCAGTTTAAGCGTCAAAATTAGAGGCAAGGATTGAAGCATAGTAAGAGGAGGTCTGAGAAGTATACAAGCTGTTATCTTGTTACCCTGTGATTAGAAAACTAAGATACAGGAGACGAGAGGAGTGACTTTATCCTATCGCAGCGATTTATCAGAAATCCGAGATGTTGTCTAGCGGAATCTCCGATCGCTCTACCTCTGCCCTTTTAACCTGGCTAGATACGTGTAATCATCGATCTTCTCAACGACAGGATGACTGCTGATTTCTCCAGGGTGGGTTTCTGTAAACCACCGCTGCCATATCCATTTTGCTTGCTGCTTAAATTGCTCAGACACCAGATTCCAATCTTTTGTTTTATCTAATTCATTCAGAAATTCAATGACATGGGCTGCAATGCTATTTTCGTTCCACCCTTGTTGCTTCTCATCTAATGAAAATATATCTGATTGCAGTCTGTCAACATTAAGTGCTTGTTTTAACGATTTACTAATCCTGTAATTACTCAAATTTTGCGAGGCTCTGGCCATACCGTAAATTCCATCGGCAATTAACCGAGCAAAACCAATATAAATAGCTCCACGTAGCGACTTCAGAAAATAGTTGATTGCAGTAGGCATATCTTTCTCAACCAGTAAATACCACTCTCCGTATGCCAAGTTGACCTCTGCCATGATTGAGTCAATGTACTGACCACTGTAGGTGGGTTCCAGAGACGCTCGAATAATCCGGGATGCAACTTCACATAGGGGTTTTGCCAAGCCCTCTGGATCGCCTAAGCGACTATGAATTCGGCTAGCATTCACCAGCCAATGAGCAGACCGCTGACGATAACCAATCTTAGAGGCGCAGTAAGCCGCACGAATTGAGTGTTGAATCGATTCCTTCAAAATGCTGTAATCGTCCTCATCACAAAAGCAAAGATTGAGCCGTGCAATCCTGCCGAAGATCTCGGAGGCACAGAGATATGTACTAAAATCAAATCGACCAGAGTACTTTCCATATCTCAAATTCTGCTGCGCAATATATTGATTCAACATACTCAGTCGATCTACAAGAGAAGACTGCCATTGCTTAGTTGATAAGAAGGTTGAATCGCCAGAGAAAAATTGATGCACCATCCACTCAATCTCATAAAGGATTTTAATCTCCAAGCATTGCTGAATATTACTGTCTCCACGTAGTCGTCTTTCTACCTCATCTAAAAACTTACGAGCTTGAGTTAAGTTGCCTTCAACATGGGCAGATCGAGCACAGGTAAGGTTTGCAAAACAACTCTGTCGTTTTAGATAAGCACCAAAACAGTCTTGCAAAATAGGATTATCCCGTAGCATATCGCGTTGAAGCTCTTGAACTTTATCAAGAACACGTTTGCCAAGATAACGATTCGCAGAGCTATCCTTAATCTGACGAAATGCATAGTCATTCAGAAGTTTCCTGCCCTGTGCTAAAGCGTTCTCAATCTCAGCAACTGCCTGACATACTATATAGTAGTTTTTATAGTTC
The DNA window shown above is from Timaviella obliquedivisa GSE-PSE-MK23-08B and carries:
- a CDS encoding 2'-5' RNA ligase family protein, producing the protein MLQSLPLILTLKLDQPTFEFFDRLRQQYFPPAKNFLSAHVTLFHTLPGEQEHQIQRLLQDLCSDAPVLSLTFPGLRFLGRGVAAEVSSPVLVHLQQQLAMGWMPWLTRQDQQHYRPHITLQNKVTPEVARELYDRLNLEWQCFSGQGEGLLLWYYKGGEWEMAGEFPFLGFKVL